Proteins encoded within one genomic window of Saccharopolyspora pogona:
- the trxA gene encoding thioredoxin produces MADTNTVVVDEKTFKEKVLDSDKPVLVDFWANWCGPCKMVAPVLEQIAGEHKDKITVAKLDIDANPSLQRDYQVMSIPTLLLFKDGQPVKQIVGAKPKAALESDLSEYL; encoded by the coding sequence ATGGCCGACACCAACACGGTGGTCGTGGACGAGAAGACGTTCAAGGAAAAGGTCCTGGACAGCGACAAGCCGGTCCTGGTCGACTTCTGGGCCAACTGGTGCGGCCCGTGCAAGATGGTCGCCCCGGTGCTGGAGCAGATCGCCGGCGAGCACAAGGACAAGATCACCGTCGCGAAGCTGGACATCGACGCCAACCCCAGCCTGCAGCGCGACTACCAGGTGATGTCCATCCCGACCCTGCTGCTGTTCAAGGACGGCCAGCCGGTCAAGCAGATCGTCGGCGCCAAGCCGAAGGCGGCGCTGGAGTCGGACCTGTCCGAGTACCTGTGA
- the trxB gene encoding thioredoxin-disulfide reductase translates to MTGDVRNVIIVGSGPAGYTAAVYAARAELEPLVFEGTQFGGALMTTTDVENFPGFSDGIMGPDLMEQMRSQAERFGAELRAEDVERLDLTPGEVSAGVKSVFAGGVEYRAKAVILAMGAAARYLGIPGEERLLGHGVSACATCDGFFFRDQDIAVIGGGDSAMEEATFLTRFARSVTIIHRREEFRASKIMLERARANEKIKWLTNKAVTEVVGDNAVSTLKLRDTVTGEASELDVTGMFVAIGHDPRSQLVRDQVTVDAEGYVQVQQPTTHTGIPGVFAAGDLVDHTYRQAITAAGSGCSAAMDAERWLAEHDVPEAEVAAELVGGGYGPGSAN, encoded by the coding sequence GTGACTGGCGACGTCCGCAACGTGATCATCGTGGGCTCTGGCCCTGCCGGGTACACCGCTGCGGTGTACGCCGCACGGGCGGAGCTCGAACCACTCGTCTTCGAGGGCACCCAGTTCGGTGGCGCGTTGATGACCACCACCGACGTGGAGAACTTCCCGGGCTTCTCCGACGGGATCATGGGCCCGGATCTCATGGAGCAGATGCGGTCCCAGGCGGAACGCTTCGGTGCCGAGCTGCGGGCCGAGGACGTCGAGCGCCTCGACCTGACCCCAGGGGAAGTAAGCGCCGGCGTGAAGTCCGTGTTCGCAGGCGGTGTGGAGTACCGCGCGAAGGCGGTCATCCTCGCGATGGGCGCCGCCGCCCGCTACCTCGGCATCCCGGGCGAGGAGCGCCTGCTCGGCCACGGCGTGTCCGCCTGCGCCACCTGCGACGGCTTCTTCTTCCGCGACCAGGACATCGCCGTCATCGGCGGCGGTGACTCGGCGATGGAGGAGGCCACCTTCCTGACCCGCTTCGCCCGGTCGGTGACGATCATCCACCGCCGCGAGGAATTCCGCGCCTCCAAGATCATGCTGGAGCGGGCCCGGGCCAACGAGAAGATCAAGTGGCTGACCAACAAGGCGGTCACCGAGGTCGTCGGCGACAACGCCGTCAGCACCCTGAAGCTCCGCGACACGGTCACCGGCGAGGCCTCCGAGCTGGACGTGACCGGCATGTTCGTCGCGATCGGCCACGACCCGCGCAGCCAGTTGGTGCGCGACCAGGTCACCGTGGACGCCGAGGGCTACGTGCAGGTCCAGCAGCCCACCACGCACACCGGGATCCCCGGCGTGTTCGCCGCGGGCGACCTGGTGGACCACACCTACCGGCAGGCGATCACCGCGGCCGGTTCCGGATGCTCCGCCGCCATGGACGCCGAGCGCTGGCTCGCTGAGCACGACGTGCCCGAGGCCGAGGTGGCCGCCGAGCTCGTCGGTGGCGGCTACGGGCCCGGCTCGGCGAACTGA
- a CDS encoding anti-sigma factor, with translation MSGEQRRTGAPQGPPWSVDLLADLHAGVLDQQTADQLRVQVQDDPEAREILAALDATSADLAALPPLTIPDDVSARIDAALENEVRAWAQQQAATAPPAEPVAPPAEQGGQVIDFAAAKQRRRRRFTLGAGLAGVAAAAAAVVFSVLPSNTDTSGSNQAQPQPAATGGAPAPLALRGEQVTLNGEQFGEIMKSEQYSSALTDPQWLIGCLQANGVNSGKPLGAREITLNGKPAQLLVLQGGAIGKFRLLAVGPECGPGNPAKVSDSTFGG, from the coding sequence ATGAGTGGTGAACAACGGCGCACGGGGGCGCCGCAGGGGCCACCGTGGTCCGTGGACCTGCTGGCCGATCTCCACGCCGGAGTGCTGGACCAGCAGACCGCCGATCAATTGCGCGTCCAGGTCCAGGACGACCCGGAGGCCAGAGAGATCCTGGCGGCGTTGGACGCCACTAGCGCAGACCTGGCGGCGCTGCCGCCGCTGACGATTCCCGACGACGTTTCGGCCCGCATCGACGCCGCGTTGGAGAACGAGGTCCGGGCCTGGGCCCAGCAGCAGGCCGCTACCGCGCCGCCGGCCGAGCCCGTCGCACCGCCCGCCGAGCAGGGCGGCCAGGTGATCGACTTCGCCGCGGCCAAGCAGCGCCGCCGGAGGCGGTTCACGCTGGGCGCCGGACTGGCCGGGGTGGCCGCCGCGGCCGCCGCCGTGGTGTTCTCGGTCCTGCCCAGCAACACGGACACCTCAGGCAGCAACCAGGCGCAGCCGCAGCCGGCCGCGACCGGCGGGGCACCGGCGCCGCTGGCGCTGCGGGGGGAGCAGGTCACGCTGAACGGCGAGCAGTTCGGCGAGATCATGAAGTCCGAGCAGTACAGCAGCGCGCTGACGGACCCGCAATGGCTCATCGGCTGCCTGCAGGCCAACGGCGTCAACAGCGGCAAACCGCTGGGCGCGCGGGAGATAACGCTCAACGGGAAACCCGCCCAGCTGCTGGTTCTGCAAGGCGGCGCCATCGGCAAGTTCCGCCTTTTAGCGGTGGGACCCGAGTGCGGCCCGGGCAACCCGGCCAAGGTCTCGGACTCCACCTTCGGCGGCTAG
- the sigM gene encoding RNA polymerase sigma factor SigM, translating to MSVPVSSDAELIAAHTNGDPHAFSELFRRHRDRLWAVALRTMRDHEDAADALQDAMISAFRNASSFRAESQVTTWLHRIVVNACLDRIRRRQARPTVPLPETGPTEPAVPRDAIDEQDTKMAVKEALAELPEDQRSAIVLVDVEGYSVAETAAILGVAEGTIKSRCARGRAKLAKLLGHLRNPSADANVPDDAMAMRRREGR from the coding sequence GTGTCTGTCCCCGTCAGCTCGGACGCCGAACTCATAGCGGCGCATACCAACGGAGATCCACATGCGTTCTCCGAGCTCTTCCGCCGACATCGGGATCGGCTGTGGGCAGTGGCGCTGCGAACCATGCGCGACCACGAAGACGCCGCCGATGCGCTTCAGGACGCCATGATCTCGGCCTTCCGCAACGCTTCGTCGTTCCGCGCCGAATCCCAGGTGACCACCTGGCTACACCGGATCGTGGTGAACGCCTGTCTGGACCGGATCCGCCGCCGCCAGGCCCGGCCGACCGTGCCGCTGCCGGAAACCGGCCCGACCGAACCGGCGGTTCCCCGCGACGCCATCGATGAGCAGGACACCAAGATGGCCGTCAAGGAGGCGCTCGCCGAACTCCCCGAAGATCAACGCTCCGCGATCGTGCTGGTGGACGTGGAGGGATACTCCGTGGCCGAGACAGCAGCGATCTTGGGGGTTGCGGAGGGAACCATCAAAAGCCGGTGCGCGCGCGGGCGGGCCAAACTCGCCAAACTTCTGGGACACCTGCGGAACCCAAGTGCAGATGCGAACGTCCCAGATGACGCGATGGCCATGCGTCGACGGGAGGGACGATGA